One part of the Aquila chrysaetos chrysaetos unplaced genomic scaffold, bAquChr1.4, whole genome shotgun sequence genome encodes these proteins:
- the LOC115337722 gene encoding CLK4-associating serine/arginine rich protein-like — protein MWHEARKHERKLRGMMVDYKKRAERRREYYEKIKKDPAQFLQVHGRACKVHLDSAIALAAESPVNMMPWQGDANNMIDRFDVRAHLDYIPLYTPPLLNPISPEQESDERKCNYERYRGLVQNDFAGISEEQCLYQIYIDELYGGLQKPNEDEKKKLAEKKASIGYTYEDSTVAELENSLEKRGDEEDSEEDSNTDEDEVIPDIDVEVDVDELNQEQVADLNKQATAYGMAEGDFVRMLRKDKEEAEAIKNAKALEEEKAMYSGRRSRRQRREFREKRLKGRKISPPSYARRDSPTYDPYKRSPSESTSESRSRSRTPSPGHEEKITFITSFGGSDEEAVAASAQAGSISGKATALGKQRSAPGQPGSTAAGHSTSSRRRSSSSSTSPSSSSSSSSRSSSRSHRGGSYHHSRRYCRSHSRRYSRSRSRRYSGGGSRDSRRRSRSYSPDWGYRYSSCRRSRSHSRSGERYWRGGRSSRHRSSSRSPSDSRSCSKSMSPVREKPPRPAASPAVGEKLKKADTAAGKETGAAKPKLTPQEKLKLRMQKALNRQFKADKKAAQEKMLQQEHERQEREDELRAMARKIRMKERERREKEREEWERQYSRQSRSPSPRYGREYSSSRRRSRSRSPHYRH, from the exons ATGTGGCACGAAGCCCGCAAGCATGAGCGCAAGCTGCGAGGGATGATGGTGGACTACAAGAAGCGAGCGGAACGCCGTAGGGAATACTATGAGAAGATC AAAAAGGACCCGGCCCAGTTTCTCCAGGTTCACGGCCGGGCCTGCAAGGTCCACCTGGACTCAGCCATCGCACTGGCCGCCGAAAGCCCTGTCAACAT GATGCCCTGGCAGGGGGACGCGAACAACATGATTGACCGCTTCGACGTGCGGGCGCACCTGGATTATATCCCCTTGTACACCCCGCCCCTGCTGAACCCCAT CTCCCCCGAGCAGGAGTCTGATGAGAGAAAGTGTAACTACGAGCGGTACCGAGGCCTGGTGCAGAACGACTTTGCCGGTA TCTCGGAGGAGCAGTGCCTCTACCAGATCTACATCGATGAGCTCTATGGGGGACTCCAAAAGCCaaatgaagatgagaaaaagaa GCTGGCGGAGAAAAAGGCTTCCATCGGCTACACGTACGAGGACAGCACTGTGGCTGAGCTCGAGAACTCCTTGGAGAAGCGAGGGGACGAGGAAGACTCTGAGGAAGACAGCAACACAGACGAAGATGAAGTCATCCCCGATATCG ATGTGGAAGTGGATGTGGACGAGCTGAACCAGGAACAGGTGGCTGACCTGAACAAGCAGGCGACTGCGTACGGCATGGCAGAAGGGGACTTTGTCAG gaTGTTGCGGAAGGACAAAGAAGAGGcagaagctattaaaaatgccaaagccctagaagaagaaaaggcgATGTACTCG GGCCGTCGCTCTCGCCGCCAAAGGAGGGAGTTCAGGGAGAAACGCTTGAAAGGGAGGAAGATCAGCCCGCCCAG CTACGCACGGAGAGACAGTCCCACCTACGATCCCTACAAACG CTCCCCCTCGGAGTCCACCTCCGAATCCCGCTCCCGTTCCCGCACCCCATCTCCTGGCCACGAGGAAAAGATCACCTTCATCACCAGCTTCGGCGGCAGCGATGAGGAAGCGGTGGCGGCATCCGCGCAAGCTGGCAGCATCTCCGGAAAAGCCACCGCACTTGGCAAACAGCGTTCTGCCCCAGGGCAGCCGGGCAGCACCGCGGCAGGTCATAGCACCTCGTCCCG GAGACGCTCTTCATCCTCTTccacctccccatcctcctcctcatcctccagCTCCCGCTCCAGCTCCCGCTCGCACCGAGGCGGCAGCTACCACCACTCCAGACGCTACTGCCGCTCCCACAGCCGCCGGTACTCACGCTCCCGCAGCCGCCGCTACTCGGGAGGGGGCTCACGGGACAGCCGGCGTCGCTCCAGATCCTATTCCCCTGACTGGGGGTATCGCTACAGCTCCTGCCGCCGCTCCAG GAGCCATTCCAGGTCCGGAGAGCGCTACTGGCGAGGTGGCAGGTCCAGCCGACACCGGAGCAGCAGCCGAAGTCCCAGCGATTCGCGGAGCTGCAGCAAATCAATGTCTCCAGTGCGAGAGAAACCGCCGAGGCCTGCAGCGTCACCTGCCGTGggggagaaactgaaaaa GGCTGACACTGCTGCTGGTAAAGAGACAGGAGCTGCCAAA CCCAAACTGACGCCgcaggagaagctgaagctGCGCATGCAGAAGGCGCTGAACCGGCAGT ttaaagCTGATAAAAAGGCGGCgcaggaaaaaatgctgcaacAGGAGCATGAGAGACAG GAGCGGGAGGACGAGCTGCGTGCCATGGCCCGGAAAATCCGCATGAA GGAGAGAGAGCGCCGAGAGAAGGAGCGGGAGGAATGGGAGAGGCAGTACAGCCGGCAGAGTCGGTCTCCATCCCCGCGCTACG GTCGGGAATACAGCTCCTCCCGGAG GCGCTCCCGGTCCCGGAGCCCTCACTACCGACACTGA